A genomic segment from Tachysurus fulvidraco isolate hzauxx_2018 chromosome 21, HZAU_PFXX_2.0, whole genome shotgun sequence encodes:
- the vps29 gene encoding vacuolar protein sorting-associated protein 29 isoform X1 → MAGHRLVLVLGDLHIPHRCNTLPAKFKKLLVPGKIQHILCTGNLCTKESYDYLKTLAGDVHIVRGDFDENLNYPEQKVVTVGQFKIGLIHGHQVIPWGDMASLALLQRQLDVDILISGHTHKFEAFENENKFYINPGSATGAYNALESNIIPSFVLMDIQASTVVTYVYQLIGDDVKVERIEYKKS, encoded by the exons TTGGTCCTTGTATTAGGTGACCTGCACATTCCTCACAGATGCAACACTCTACCAGCAAAGTTTAAGAAGCTGCTGGTGCCTGGTAAGATACAACACATCCTGTGTACAGGTAACCTCTGTACGAAGGAGAGCTATGACTACCTGAAGACCCTGGCTGGAGATGTCCACATCGTCAGAGGAGACTTTGATGAG aatCTGAACTACCCCGAGCAGAAGGTCGTAACTGTGGGCCAGTTTAAGATTGGTCTGATCCATGGGCACCAGGTGATCCCATGGGGTGACATGGCCAGCCTCGCCCTTCTCCAGAGGCAGCTGGATGTGGATATTCTCATCtcaggccacacacacaagttcgAGGCCTTCGAGAACGAGAACAAATTTTACATCAACCCCGGTTCAGCCACAGGCGCTTACAACGCACTGGAGAG CAACATCATACCGTCCTTTGTTCTGATGGACATACAGGCATCTACGGTCGTCACGTACGTTTACCAGCTCATCGGCGATGACGTCAAAGTCGAGAGAATCGAATACAAGAAGTCATAA
- the vps29 gene encoding vacuolar protein sorting-associated protein 29 isoform X2: MLVLVLGDLHIPHRCNTLPAKFKKLLVPGKIQHILCTGNLCTKESYDYLKTLAGDVHIVRGDFDENLNYPEQKVVTVGQFKIGLIHGHQVIPWGDMASLALLQRQLDVDILISGHTHKFEAFENENKFYINPGSATGAYNALESNIIPSFVLMDIQASTVVTYVYQLIGDDVKVERIEYKKS, translated from the exons TTGGTCCTTGTATTAGGTGACCTGCACATTCCTCACAGATGCAACACTCTACCAGCAAAGTTTAAGAAGCTGCTGGTGCCTGGTAAGATACAACACATCCTGTGTACAGGTAACCTCTGTACGAAGGAGAGCTATGACTACCTGAAGACCCTGGCTGGAGATGTCCACATCGTCAGAGGAGACTTTGATGAG aatCTGAACTACCCCGAGCAGAAGGTCGTAACTGTGGGCCAGTTTAAGATTGGTCTGATCCATGGGCACCAGGTGATCCCATGGGGTGACATGGCCAGCCTCGCCCTTCTCCAGAGGCAGCTGGATGTGGATATTCTCATCtcaggccacacacacaagttcgAGGCCTTCGAGAACGAGAACAAATTTTACATCAACCCCGGTTCAGCCACAGGCGCTTACAACGCACTGGAGAG CAACATCATACCGTCCTTTGTTCTGATGGACATACAGGCATCTACGGTCGTCACGTACGTTTACCAGCTCATCGGCGATGACGTCAAAGTCGAGAGAATCGAATACAAGAAGTCATAA
- the gpn3 gene encoding GPN-loop GTPase 3 — MPRYAQLVIGPAGSGKSTYCSTMIQHAEAINRSIQVVNLDPAAEHFNYPVMADIRELIQVDDVMEDDSLRFGPNGGLVFCMEYFASNFEWLEECLGHVEDDYILFDCPGQIELYTHLPVMKQLVEQLQQWEFRVCGVFLVDSQFMVETFKFISGVMAALSAMIALEIPQVNIMTKMDLLNPKAKKEIEKYLDPDMYSMMEDSSATLRSKKFRKLTKAICGLIDDYSMVRFLPFDRTDDEGINIVLQHIDFSIQYGEDLEFKEPKDEEEEEEEPGNQNYDAYFQDRVDS; from the exons ATGCCTCGATATGCACAGCTTGTCATTGGACCTGCTGGAAGCGGAAAG agTACATACTGCTCCACCATGATCCAGCATGCTGAAGCCATAAACCGCTCCATACAGGTTGTAAACCTCGATCCAGCTGCAGAGCACTTTAATTATCCGGTCATGGCAG ATATCCGGGAGTTGATCCAGGTGGACGACGTGATGGAGGACGACTCGCTGAGGTTTGGCCCGAACGGAGGCTTGGTTTTCTGCATGGAGTACTTCGCTAGTAACTTCGAATGGCTGGAAGAATGTCTGGGGCATGTTGAGGATGACTACATACTTTTTGACTGCCCAG gTCAGATTGAGCTCTACACTCATCTTCCGGTCATGAAGCAGTTAGTCGAGCAGCTCCAGCAGTGGGAGTTTCGTGTGTGTGGCGTCTTTTTAGTCGATTCTCAATTCATGGTTGAGACCTTCAAG tttatttctgGTGTCATGGCGGCCTTGAGCGCTATGATAGCACTGGAAATCCCTCAGGTCAACATCATGACCAAGATGGACCTGCTGAATCCTAAGGCTAAGAAAGAAATTGAGAA GTATCTAGATCCAGATATGTATTCGATGATGGAGGACAGCTCTGCCACGCTGAGGAGCAAAAAATTCAGGAAACTCACCAAAGCCATCTGTGGATTG attgatgACTACAGCATGGTGCGTTTCCTGCCCTTTGATCGCACCGATGATGAAGGCATCAACATTGTTCTTCAGCACATTGACTTTTCCATACAGTATGGCGAGGACCTGGAGTTTAAAGAACCCAAG gacgaggaggaggaggaggaagaaccTGGCAATCAGAATTACGATGCGTATTTCCAAGACAGAGTGGATTCCTAA